atcaggATGCCTTCTCAGTCACAAAACCATTAAATACCAACAATTTTCCGGCATAGAATATTGTCAATTGGGGAGTTTTAGGCTCTGCTGACCTAAATCAAGAGAAAAGTGGTTCAAGAGCATgaatttcttatttaatttcatgTCAATCATCAAATAGGTTGTGAAGTGATAATGATGTAACACTCATAGGTCTCATACCTATAAACTGAACAGATCGATCTAGCTACAAAATGCTAAACTTTTCATGTGTACAGTATACCTTTAACATACAAGACCTTCAACTGATACTTGGATTGACACTATAGAAAATACACACACGCACGCCGCACGCGCACACACatatggaaaaaaattaaagttttaaTATAACTCGATACTTCTATCCGAGTGTTAATTTCTTTTGTCAACCCTTCTCTTAGTTCtttaaatactaaaaataaatcaaaacccTTTGATGCATATTGCCCTAAGGACGAGTTGAAATTATAGGATTTCTTACAAATAAAATGGGGAATGCAACACGAATGTATTCTGCAGCCACATAGAAAATCCAATATAAGGAGCAGGTTGTAGTGAGAGAAGCTACCAGTGAAGGTCCAGGTCCAAGTGTTAGGAACTCTGACCTCCAGAACTGCTACCCCCATGCTTGTAAGGTCTTACCTTGtaacaattgaagaatcaaCGAATTAATGAGCAATgaataacaaaaataataaataccCAAACACCTTAAGGTTAATACAAAACCAGTCattacttttcttttcttttctcaagAAATCTAAGAAGTGAAGCTCTCCTTGGACAATCTGTTTCCTTCAATTTTTCAGCGGCTAACTTGGTGGCCAACTCCATGACCTCGATTGCCTTCTCAGTCACAAAACCATCAAATACCAACAATTTTCCGGCATAGAATATTGTCAATTGGGGAGTTTTAGGCCCTGCTGACCTAAATCAAGAGAAAAGTGGTTCAAGAGCATGAATTTCCTATTTAATTTCATGTCAATCATCAAATAGGTTGTGAAGTGATAATGATGTAACACTCATAGGTCTCATACCTATAAACTGAACAGATCGATCTAGCTACAAAATGCTAAGCTTTTCATGTGTACAGTATACCTTTAACATACAAGACCTTCAGCTGATACTTGGATTGACACTATAGAAAATACACACACACACCGCACGCGCACACACatatggaaaaaaattaaaattttaatataactCGATACTTCTATCCAAGTGTTAATTTCTTTTGTCAACCCTTCTCTTAGTTCTTTAAATacttaaaataaatcaaaactctTTGATGCATATTGCCCTAAGGACGAGTTGAAATTATAGGATTTCTTACAAATAAAATGGGGATTGCAACACGAATGTATTGTGCAGCCACATAGAAAATCCAATATAAGGAGTAGGTTGTAGTGAGAGAAGCTACAAGTGAAGGTCCAGGTCCAAGTGTTAGGAACTCTGACCTCCAGAACTGCTATACTCATGCTTGTAAGGTCTTACCCTGTAACAATTAAAGAATCAACGAATTAATGAGCAATCTAAGAAGTGAATCTCTCCTTGGACTAACTTTTTCCTTCAATTTGTCAGCGACTAACTTGGTGGCCAACTCCATGACCTATTTTGCCGTCTCCGGCACAAACCATCAAATACCAACAATTTTCCGGCATTGAATATTGTCAATTGGAGAGTTTTAGGCCCTGCTGACCTAAATTAAGAGAAAAGTGGTTCAAGAGCATGAATTTCCTATTTAATTTCAGGTCAATTATCAAATATGTTATGAAGTGATAATGATGTAACACTCATAGGTCTCATACCTATAAACTAAACAGATCTAGCTACAAAATGCTAAATTTTTCATGTGTACAGTATACCTTTAACATACATGACCTTCAATTGTTCCTTGGATTAACACTATAGAAAATATACACACGCACGCCGCACGCCGCACGCCGCACGCTTACGCACatatggaaaaaaattaaagttttaaTATGACTCGATACTTCTATCTGAGTGTTAATTTATTTTGTCAATCCTTCTCTTAGTTCTTTAAATACTAAAAATAGATCAAAACTTGTTGATGTATATTGCCCTAAGAATGAGTTGAAATTATAAGTTTTCTTACAAACAAAATGGGGAATGCAACACGAGAATATTCTGCAGCCACATAGAAAATCCAATATAAGGAGCATGTTGTAGTGAGAGAAGCTACAAGTGAAGGTCCAGGTCCAAGTGTTTGGAACTCTGACCTCCGGAACTGCTACCCTCATGCTTGTAAGGTCTTACCCTGTAATAATTGAACAATCAACGAATTAATGAGCAATgaataaacaaaataataaaaacccAAACACCTTAAGGTTAATACAAAATCAGTCATtacctttcttttctcttctcaagAAATCTAAGAAGTAAAGCTCTCCTTGGACAAACGGTTTCCTTCAATTTTTCAGCGGCTAACTTGGTGGCCAACTCCATGACCTCGGTTGCCTTCTTAGTCACAAAACCATCAAATACCAACAATTTTTGGCATAGAATATTGTCAATTGGGGAGTTTTAGGCCATGCTGACCTAAATCAAGGGAAAAGTGGTTCAAGAGCATGAATTTCCTATTTAATTTTAGGTCAGTCATCAAATAGGTTGTGAAGTGATAATGACATAACACTCATAGATCTCATACCTATAAACTAAACAAATCTAGCTACAAAATGCTAAATTTTTCATGTGTACAGTACACCTTTAACATACCGGACCTTCAACTAATGCTTGGATTGACACTATAGAAAATACACACACGCACGCCGCACGCGCACACGCatatggaaaaaaattaaagttttaaTATACCTCAATACTTCTATCCGAGTGTTAATTTATTTTGTCAACCCTTCTCTTAGTTCtttaaatactaaaaataattcaaaacccTTTGATGTAAATTGCCTTAAGGATGAGTTGAAATTATAGGATTTCTTACAAATAAATGGGGAATACAACACGAGAATATTTTGCAGCCACATAGAAAATCCAATATAAGGAGTAGGTTGTAGCTAGTGAGAGAAGCTACAAGTGAAGGTCCAAGCCAAAGTGTTTGGATCTCTGACCTCCTAAACTGCTACCCTAATGCCATCAAACAGTACCATGCATTTAATGCTCCTAAGTCCTAAAACAAGCACACAAAGGACCGTTTGATCCAACAGATATAAGTTATGTGAAGTACACGCTCCAACGACTAACTTTTATCTCACAGAAGACTTAGAAGTATAAAGAGCAAAATCCGAAGACACAAGCAAGCTTTTGGGCTCAGAATTCAGAAAAGATCATCAACACCATCTGCTTCAACATGGAGAGAAGATTTTCCTAAGAGTCGAATCCTTCACTTAATCTCTCATGTAACAAAACATAAAGTATACTCTTAAGTCACATTTGAAATTATCAGAAGTAGCACAACAAAGGAGCAGTTTTGAATTGTGTAATCtaaaaacttggatttccaaACGATTGAGAACATTGTTGCTTGAGTTGATGTCATTTGATGAAGCAGAAATGTATGAGTAAAGGAGGGATCAATGGACACCatcatttttatcctggttcacccctaGAATTAGGGGTGTAAGCGGGTATGGTCCGATCCGCGAATCCGATTAAACTGATCCGAACCTAACACATTATGGTGGGTTGGATTGAATcattggttcggttcggtttttttttattgaatccGATCACCATCGGTTCGGGTATCAGATTTAGGGATTGAAAAACCGatcaatccgaaccaacccaatgaaTTGAGAATTGTTTTACATTAAGCTCAAACAATTTCAGCCCATTACATTACATATTTTCTCTTAAttcaattttggcttaacaaaaaaaaattatatttgtattagagaggttagttttatttatattatatagattatattaattcaatgttggattttctttattatttgtattttttcacgttttttgaataattttcatgcatatttccaaataatatttttttatttcacatccGACCATctgaaccgaaccaatccaattgagatcgggttggtttggttcggatttagaagtaaaaatcatgaaatccgaaccaacccaaaccGAACAAGTTTGATTGGTTCGGACATTTTATCACACTAAAATTCGAACCAATCCGGTCCGATTACACCCCTACCTAGAATGATAGGGCTACGTCCATGAGATGAAAGTAAATAACACAAGATAGGGAGGTTTGAATTGTattcttttaaaactttgtttttCGAAAAGAATATATGTTTTTGCAAACTTGTCGTAAACGTTTAGTGCAGCAGAAATGTAAACAAAGCTATCAGATGATCAACACACacagatttatactggttcacccttaAACGATTGGCTATGTCCAgcacttggccaccaccaagattttcactaacaagtatcaaagacttctccaatacaagtattctccaggacttctcctacaagtattctACATGACTTCTCTTACAAGTATTATCCAGGACTTCTCCTATAATCTTTACACGATCGTTTGGCTCTACAAAGAttctcttcttacaagagtgatggtagataatgtatggcactggaactctaagtgttgtGGTACAGATATGACTTTGGATCACTCAAGAGTTCTGATTCTTATAGAGAAATAAATGAAGAGATTCGACTCTTTAAGGATCTAGGTTCTCTATCTCTTTTCTTGCAGATTTGGTGGTCAAGGATTTGACACTAAAAGAATTTCTGCTGTGAACTTGAAGAGTTGTGAATGCTTAGAATAAAGAAGGAATGAATGCTTGGTGCTCTTGTTCTTTCGGTCTTaactcttcttcttttctttcttcaaaatcgccttaaatacttgcttgtatttgttgtagccgttgtgagacaaATCCAACTGTTGTTCTAGTCGTTGTGAGATAGATCCATCCGTTGATTCAAATGGGTCCGGTTGGtagatgcattaaatgcatgctactGTTTAAGTATGTCCTTTTGCCGAAAAGGTGAGGCTTGTCATCTAGTAGGGGGCAATAAACTTTGGCTACTTCTCAGAAGTGAGACAAATTGGAAATTTGATGTTCACATGTTGTACTATTCCTCTTTGGTCAGCGTGCTTCAAGGAAAGAGAAAATCTTCACGTGATCTCGTTTGAATCCTTAGCAACTGGTTGCATTCTGACTTTATCTTTGACGCTTTGACATTTGTCTTTAACTTTCTGAATTATGAGCTGACATTAAACGGTCAGAAATGGATGTGGCTCAGCTTGTGTCATATGTGTGCCAGACAGTCTTGCAAATTTGAATCTTTATCTATAGGGTCGATTGATGTTGGAGTCCTTTATTCATAATATAAAAAATCctgaaattcaaattaattgaGAAGCTTAGATTTCAGTGAAGTGCTTCTATATATACAAAAATTGTTATTGAtcaaaattagattttaaaacAATAtaatgcgtttgaacttaacagtccagtccttggctataccaagatttcactatacTAGTATCAATGACTTCTCCATACAAGTATTATTGTGCATACCTCTTTAggcattgttgagtattctttcaccactgtctctccaggaaaaacaagtattcttttcCCATTGTCTCTTCAGGCATTATCAAGTATTCTTTTTCCACTCCTCTTCAGGCATTAACAAGTATTcttaggacttctccttacataGTATGTAGAACTTCTCCTTAAACAATATTTCACAAGATCGTTTACTTCTACAGATTTCTCTTCTTCAAAGAGTGATGGTAGAAACATTTCAATCCATGAATCATAAAGTATTGGAGATGAGGTTTGACTCTAAGACTATACTTTATGTTCTATTACATGAGCGATTTAAATgaaagatttgactcttaggaaaatcttctcttcatgTTGAAGCAGACGATAATGATGATCTTTTAAGAATTGTGAGCCGAAAGCTCTTTTCTTGTGAGCACTAAAGCTACTGCTGCAAGTCTTCATATCTTCCCTTTATACTTCTGAATCTTCTGCAAGAGAAAGATAGTCGTTGGAGCGTGTTCTTCACAGAGCTCCTAGTCGTTGGATCAAACAGTGCTTTTATGTACTTGATCTCAGttgcattaaatgcatgacaCTGTTTGATGAAAACATTTTTCTGGTGTAGTCTGTCAACTAGCAACACTGAATCTTGGTCTACGCCTAATAACTCCATGTAGGCCACCACACCCTCCTCTCTATCGATCATTGGAACCGTAAAGAAGGTCCCAACGACTGGGATGTGCATCAAGCATGACACATCATCCAGAATCATGGTCATCTCCCCTAAAGGCTGGTGAAAGGAGGAGGACTCTGAATGCCACCTCTCCACGAAGGCTGAGATAAAACCCTTATCAATCATGGAGTGAGAGAAGGAGACTAATGGATACAGGGTCGACTGTTGCACCAGCTCAAACACCGCAGCAGTCtattcaaccttcatcttcgtAAACTTGTTCCCACAAGTGACGACGGTCAGGTCCCCTCTGTCAATGTAGTCCTAAAAATATGTTCAAATATTAGCATACAGTAAACAAACATCAAATCATATGAACATAGATTAAATTCGGAACAATGATACATACCGAGATCAACAACTAAGCATGCCATAAGAAAGGAGCCACATGACCTGCGTAGGATGTCAGCAACGACAGGTCCTGAGGTCCTCTAGGAAACGGAGGGTCCTGCTGAAAGGCAAGCGTCCGCGGAGCAGGAGACACAGCCTCCTGTTGAGCATCAGCAACTACTACAACGGGGTTCACCTGAGCATCCTCCTCAACATGCTGATTAGGCTCGACATGAGGAGGATCCACATGAGCAGGCTCCACTTGAGGAGCATCCACCTGAGCAGGTGGTTGTGAAGCTGGAGCGGTAGTTGAAGCCTCTGCCTCCTCCTGTAGGCGCTTGCGGAGCGATGTTGTTTAGGGCACACGCAGTCCCGATATTCGACCACGTCCACGGTCCTCCTAACCTCGACCTCCTTCACGTATGCGAGCCATCTATctataaacaaaacaaaatccttTTATGTCAAATAATAATTGAATAATTGtataattaaaatagaaaattattatttaaattatcaaAGTAGGaagaaattcaaaattcaaTATTTCAACATTACATAACTCTGGGATTTAATTATCGGAACCTATATTAGGCCACCTtgaaaacctcaaaattttaaCATCACAAGTGGAGAGTGAGGGAGATTGAGAGCATACccggatgaagatgaagaaaaatacCAAATATGtgtttccgatgtataaaaaagaaaaataccaAATATAGCAATCTCTCACAGCAAAAACGTGAGGTTGTATAATCTCTCACAGCAAAAACGTGAGGTTGTTAAAAATATGGGGAAGTGGTCCAATGGGGTGTGGAACTGGGAATTTAAATGGCGTAGGAGGCTTAGGGGGAGGGAGGTGCAATGGTTGGAGGAAATGCTAGGGGAGTTAAGGGCGGTACGATTGACTGAAAATAAACGGGACAAGTGGGTTTGGTGTCATGAAGGGGAGGGAGTTTTTACGGTTAACTCTTCTTACTTGTTTTTGCAGGGACAACACTTGGAGGATGAAGATCCTGTGTTCAAACAGGTATGGTTGACTCCAGTACCTTCGAACACTAAAGCGTTCATTTGGCGTTTACTGAGGGACAGGGTGCAAACACGGGAGAACTTATGCAAGAGGCGCGTCCTTGCAAGGGGAGTGGCTACCATGTGCCCTCTGTGTTTACAAGAGGAGGAATCTAGTACGCACCTATTTCTTCGATGTGCTGCTACAAGTCCAATTTGGTATGCTTGTTCGGGCTGGCTCGGGTTTCGGACGGTATTGGCACCATCAATACGGGACCATCTCCTCCAATTTCCGTCAATTTGAAGAAACAAAGCGCAAAGGGCAGGAGAACATGCTATCTGGATGGCTATCGTGTGGTCGATCTGGATAAAAAGGAACAAAGTGATTTTTCAGGGAGAAGCTTTTGAGAGTGATCAGATTCTGGAACTGGCACAGCTGAGAGTATGGCAGTGGCTAAGGGTGAAAATAGATGGTTTCAGTTACTCTTTGTTTGAATGGAAGGAGAATCCAGGTGTGTGCATCTTATCCCTTTAAATGGCACGCTCATTCAATTCTGATTGTTATACTGGGTGGCTCACATAATATGTACTGGCTGGAATTGTTTATGGCTGAAGGCAACCCATGAGGAGATCATGCTGCGTATTCGAGTTTGTTGTAACAAACACAGGATAACATTAGCTGTTGGGTTTTTTGGTTTTAGACTGATTCtgttgttttatattttttttttctccctctTTCCATGTAAATTGCATCTTCTTTTCTGTTTGGTTCTATCTTTTGATTGAACCATCTCTCATTGTATTTGGgttggcaccccttgtgctattTCAATGCAATGTTTttggcctataaaaaaaaaccaaatatagCAATCAATTAACCTGGTCCAATATTAGTTCCCCACGTGCGTGGCAGCTTGGTCAAGGTTCGAATGGGTTGGAGTGCATTGACCTTTTAGGGTCCACAAAAATCGTACCTAATATACCAAAAAACTCATACGTACTCCCAAGTCTTTGCTTAGTTTTTGGTCACAAGTGGGAGGGGCTAAAAACCCAAATAAACAAatacaatcataataaagaatCTTACCCATATTTTTTTACGCTGTAAATTCATTTGAAAAAGTATGATAGTTTGTCTTAACAAATGACATTTCTAGTTTGATCAAATCAAATTTACCTACCATTAGGTCAATACTTTATTAGTCTTTTTTTAAAGTAATCATTTATttaacttaaaaaataaaaacaccatttaaaatttaaaagtattttattttctctctttactTATAATTTCTTTATCAAGctctttttttcattaatcCTTGTGCTTCATCATTTCTTCCGTTTCTCCAAACTATCAAAATTCATCTCCAAATGATAGCTTACAAGAACtatgagacatatgagttgaaGTGGGGAGGTCCAGAGATCAATCCATGaaggatgcaatttatctttccgatgtaaaaaataaCTATTAAATTTCAAAGAGGGGAATGGTATCTCACTTGAGAAACTAAGGGAAATGAAGGATATGCATGATTCAAACCCTGGAGAaataactaatttactaataattaacaactaacatttacttATAAAAGAAATCAAATTTCAATCAAAAATGCTATCAACAATCATTATAACACTCTGTTAAACAAAATCACTATTCAAGATAGAACGCGGTAACGTGTTTGGAACCTCCCCACTAATTTGATCGCATGCACTCTTATATCAAGACCGAGTAGTTTTGTTGTTTCGTTTTTCTTTccatatgtaacaaaaaaaatcactacTCAATTATATTTCTAAATACATGGTGAGTTGTATCAAGGAGTTTTTAAATTTTCTCTCCTTAAAATCATGTTCTCtaacttttaccacttgagttaatCCTCGGATACACAAGTTGGGAGTAACTAGTAACAAGAATGGTGGTGAGTCATGATTATTGAATAACAATAAACCCAAACCCAAGAATAAAGAAAGCagtgaagagaaaagaaaggaaaaggggGAATAGCGTagtaagagcaactccaacgctgggcTCTTAGcccagctggagttgctaagagCCGGCTCTTATTTTTTTCCTGCATTGGAGAGAGCCTTCAAGCTCTTAGCTACAGTGCAGAGGCTCTTCTGCAAGAGCTCTTGCTTTATGGGCTCTTACactaaaaaattattatcttcTCTCACATGCTCCTCATCAACTACTTTCAGAGGGAAGAAACGGTGAAGGGAAGAAGGAAGAACAACAAAATTGAAACACAAGAAcataaccaaaatcaattttctttaaaaaaaatccaaactttaCAACCAAAATCAAACTGAATGATAATCAATGGAACTTTTACACTGCAACTGATATTtacataggaaaaaaaaaatctcagagCCCATGTCCAATCTGCTTGAAAGGGAGATGATCTGGAGACTTGCATGTGCGAAAAGGGGCTTCCTTTCCCCTGATCTGATCTGGTGGCTCCGATTTGGGTGGCGGTCAGTCGATTGTGGTGGGTGTTTGGAGGCGGTGAGGTGGATTTTGGCtgtggtggtgggtgtttgAGGCGGTGAGGTGGGTTGGGTTTCGGTGGGTTGGGTTTCAGAGGTGGTGAGGTTGCAgtgaggtgggttttggtggGGTTGCAGTGAGAGAGCTCGTAGAaacagagaagagaagaggggagaagaagaagaagagaagaggggagaagaagagaagagggtttCGAGGAGGtaggggagaagaagagaagaggggagaagaagaagaagaagagaagaggaagagaagaggggagaagaagaagaagaagagaagaggggagaggaagaagggtttcgaggaagagaagaggggagaagaagaagaagagaaggggGAGAGACGGCTAGGGTTAGAAATTGGGGCTGAAATGGGTTTATATATAGGGTGACCAGCAGGTCACCCTCCCGTTGTGGACCGGTTTC
This portion of the Lotus japonicus ecotype B-129 chromosome 3, LjGifu_v1.2 genome encodes:
- the LOC130744110 gene encoding uncharacterized protein LOC130744110, translating into MGKWSNGVWNWEFKWRRRLRGREVQWLEEMLGELRAGQHLEDEDPVFKQVWLTPVPSNTKAFIWRLLRDRVQTRENLCKRRVLARGVATMCPLCLQEEESSTHLFLRCAATSPIWYACSGWLGFRTGEAFESDQILELAQLRVWQWLRVKIDGFSYSLFEWKENPGVCILSL